CGTAAATGTACTATCAGAAAATAACAAATGCTCGCCCATCATTTTTCCAATATCTTTAGCTACGATGACCTCTTTACCTGAACGTTCTGCCTGATCAATTCCTTCTAAACGCCTTTTAGGAGGTTGAGGTGGTTTGACGACAGTTATTTTCGCTAAGCGATGTTCTAGTTCTTTTGCTTTTTTGAAAAAAGCTTCGTCTCCACCTTCATTCCCCCACTGTCGGTAACGACGGATCATTCTTTTTATACGTTGGACTTCTCTTTGCTGGAGTTCATAATCTTTTGTGATTTCTGCAATACGAGCTTTCTTTAATTCAACATAACGACTATAATTTTCCGGATATTCAATAAGTGTGTCTTCTTCAATTTCAGCAATTTTTTCTGTGACTTGGTCTAAAAACATCCGATCATGAGAAATCACAAGATAAGCTACTTTTGTTGTTTTTAGATAATTCTCTAGCCAACGAATTCCCGCTAAATCCAAATGATTCGTTGGTTCGTCGAGTAACAAAAGATCAGCCTCCTGTAAAAGGACTTTAGCTAGTTCTATACGAACACGCTCGCCTCCACTAATCGTAGAGATAGCAGTACTAGCTTTTCCTTCTAAGCCCAATCCTTTTAACATCGTGAAAATACGATCTTCTAATTCATAACCGCCAGCATCTTCAAATTCTTGCTGCAACTTGCCATAAACACTCACAATATGATCCAAATTTTCTGCCGGATCAGTCATTTTCTGCTCATAAGTACGTAATTGTTGTTGTAAGTTCTGAAGTTCAAAAAAACTTTCTTCTAAATAATTTGAAACCGTTAGATCACTTTCAGCAAAAGTTTGTGGAACATAGCCAATTTTTAAACCCTTTTTACGACTGACAGTTCCAGAATCAACCCCTTCTCCTCCAGTAATGAGACGAAAAAGAGTTGTTTTTCCTGTACCATTTGCACCGACGAGCCCAATTTTTTCTTGTTCATTTATAGTTAATGATAAATTCTCAAAAAGCGGCGTGCCGCTGAAATTTTTATAGATTTTATTTAATTGTATTAACATGGTCTTCTCCTTTTAAGACCATCGCATATCTGTTTTTTTCGCAAATAAAAAAGTCATGGGAAAACCCATGACCGTGTTATTTATTTTCTTCTAACGAAAAATGGAAACATACGAAATGGTCATTGGTTTTGTAAAATTCTGCTGTTTTTAGATACACTTCTCCCGTGAACAGCCATTGTAAAACCAATCGCATGACTAAAACTGGTATAATCCCGTTGATAATTTTCGCTTGGTGTTATTTTAATCATACGAACCATTTGCTTATGTTCCCTCCTTTGTTTATTAGTTACTTAAAAGTATAACGAATTTTGTTGGCTTGTACAACTCAAGCCACTCTGCCAGCAGCTTGAGTTTTGAATAATAAAATCCAATTCTTTTATTCAATTTCGGAGGATTGAATAATACATCTCGTTTTCGTTATTCAATAATGGGAGATTGAATAGCGAATTCTACTTTCTTTATCCAATTTTATCAATTTTAAGACTCATTTTCTTCATTTTATTTCTTCTAGCCTGTTATTGAACAATGAATTCCAATTCTTTTATTCAATTACTCGTTATTGAATAATGGATCCTGATTTCATTATCCAATTTTTGGTTATTGAATAACGGATTCTACTTTCTTTATCCAATTTTATCGATAACGACTAACACATTTTCCAATATAATCTTTCGTTGCTTATATGAAATTATAACTTAGCTGTTGTCTCTAAATCGTGTAGAAAGAG
This region of Tetragenococcus osmophilus genomic DNA includes:
- the abc-f gene encoding ribosomal protection-like ABC-F family protein; this translates as MLIQLNKIYKNFSGTPLFENLSLTINEQEKIGLVGANGTGKTTLFRLITGGEGVDSGTVSRKKGLKIGYVPQTFAESDLTVSNYLEESFFELQNLQQQLRTYEQKMTDPAENLDHIVSVYGKLQQEFEDAGGYELEDRIFTMLKGLGLEGKASTAISTISGGERVRIELAKVLLQEADLLLLDEPTNHLDLAGIRWLENYLKTTKVAYLVISHDRMFLDQVTEKIAEIEEDTLIEYPENYSRYVELKKARIAEITKDYELQQREVQRIKRMIRRYRQWGNEGGDEAFFKKAKELEHRLAKITVVKPPQPPKRRLEGIDQAERSGKEVIVAKDIGKMMGEHLLFSDSTFTIYRSERTAILGKNGSGKSTLLQIILGKLLPDEGKLSLGASIKMGYLPQNITFEQPNQRVLSFVKEFLPQEQEARQTLAHFGFYSEDVQRRIKDLSGGERVRLYLLHLFHKQINVLILDEPTNHLDIYAREEIEDLLNEYTGTLLAVTHDRYFLQKNFNKLLVIEDQKIKKQPIDYY